From Glycine max cultivar Williams 82 chromosome 11, Glycine_max_v4.0, whole genome shotgun sequence, the proteins below share one genomic window:
- the LOC102662981 gene encoding cleavage and polyadenylation specificity factor subunit 2 codes for MDFEGRSDGRSIKNILSHVAPLKLVLVHGSAEATEHLKQHCLKHVCPHVYAPQIEETIDVTSDLCAYKVQLSEKLMSNVLFKKLGDYEIAWVDAVVGKTENDPLSLLPVSGAAPPLSLSLFLYKVSFWFMIH; via the exons ATGGATTTTGAAGGACGTTCAGATGGAAGATCCattaaaaatattctctctCATGTGGCTCCCTTGAAGCTG GTTTTGGTGCATGGATCAGCTGAAGCTACAGAGCATCTGAAACAGCACTGCCTGAAGCATGTCTGTCCACATGTTTATGCTCCCCAAATTGAAGAGACAATTGATGTTACCTCTGATTTATGTGCTTATAAG GTTCAACTGTCTGAGAAGCTCATGAGTAATGTACTCttcaaaaag CTGGGAGATTATGAAATAGCTTGGGTTGATGCTGTAGTAGGGAAGACAGAAAATGATCCGCTTTCGCTGCTCCCTGTTTCTGGAGCAGCTCCTCCGCTTTCGCTTTCGCTTTTCCTTTATAAAGTTTCCTTCTGGTTTATGATCCATTAA